One region of Culex pipiens pallens isolate TS chromosome 2, TS_CPP_V2, whole genome shotgun sequence genomic DNA includes:
- the LOC120413136 gene encoding FAS-associated factor 2: protein MDNDGLSNEQTEKVIQFQEITGLEDMTVCRDILIRHQWDLEVAFQEHLNIREGRPSAYATESRAPAVVNDRFLQHVFSAQRGPNAPVPSGIGGMIGFVVNYVFNFCYSTLSSIVTTFLSLFKDRERIVTDPLGDVLNFIQNYNDKFPEHPVFYQGTYAQALNDAKRELKFLLVYLHSDSSSEATSFCRETLSNEQVVEYINRRMLFWGCDVSSPEGYRVSHSINARAYPVLVMIALRANKMVIMGRMEGHCNAEELIRRMDTVVNDNELWLNQARQDRLERDLTQTLRQQQDEAYQMSLRADQEKQRRKQEEREEAQRAQQAIEAERQAEQQRLENIERLKLELASQVPSEPEPGAPGTISIVFKLPSGLRLERRFHSSNTLKDIHNFIFCHPEAPDSFEVTTNFPKRVLQCGEDSTAPQTLVDAGLKNREVLFVADLDA from the exons ATGGATAACGACGGACTGTCGAACGAGCAGACGGAGAAGGTGATTCAGTTCCAGGAGATTACCGGGCTCGAGGACATGACCGTGTGCCGCGACATCCTGATCCGGCACCAGTGGGACCTGGAGGTGGCCTTCCAGGAGCATTTGAACATCCGCGAGGGTCGCCCGTCGGCGTACGCCACCGAGTCGCGGGCACCGGCCGTCGTCAACGATCGCTTCCTGCAGCATGTATTCTCGGCCCAGCGCGGCCCGAACGCGCCCGTCCCGTCCGGCATCGGCGGCATGATTGGCTTCGTGGTCAACTATGTGTTCAACTTTTGCTACAGCACGCTGTCCTCGATCGTCACCACCTTCCTGAGCCTGTTCAAGGACCGGGAGCGGA TTGTGACCGATCCGTTAGGGGACGTTTTGAATTTCATTCAAAACTACAATGATAAGTTCCCGGAGCATCCGGTCTTCTACCAGGGCACGTACGCCCAGGCGTTGAACGATGCCAAGCGCGAGCTCAAATTTCTCCTAGTCTATCTGCATTCCGACTCGAGCTCAGAGGCGACCAGCTTCTGCCGGGAGACGCTGTCCAACGAGCAGGTCGTTGAGTACATCAACCGTCGGATGTTGTTCTGGGGCTGTGACGTGTCCTCGCCGGAGGGTTACCGCGTGTCACACTCGATCAACGCGCGGGCATATCCCGTGCTGGTGATGATCGCTCTGCGGGCAAACAAAATGGTCATCATGGGCCGAATGGAGGGCCACTGTAACGCCGAGGAGCTGATCCGTCGGATGGACACCGTGGTCAACGATAACGAGCTGTGGTTGAACCAGGCCCGCCAAGATCGGCTCGAACGAGATCTCACACAAACCCTGCGCCAACAGCAGGACGAAGCGTACCAAATGTCGCTGCGTGCGGACCAGGAAAAGCAACGCCGGAAGCAGGAGGAACGCGAGGAAGCCCAGCGCGCCCAGCAGGCCATCGAGGCGGAACGGCAAGCCGAACAGCAACGGCTCGAAAACATCGAGAGGCTCAAACTGGAACTGGCGTCCCAAGTGCCTTCCGAGCCGGAACCGGGAGCGCCCGGTACGATTAGCATAGTCTTCAAATTGCCCAGCGGCCTACGGTTAGAGCGGAGATTCCACTCGTCCAATACCCTCAAG GACATTCACAACTTTATCTTCTGCCATCCGGAGGCGCCGGACTCGTTCGAGGTGACCACCAACTTCCCGAAGCGTGTGCTACAGTGTGGCGAGGACAGTACGGCGCCCCAAACGCTCGTCGATGCCGGCCTCAAGAACCGCGAGGTGCTGTTCGTTGCCGATCTGGACGCCTAA
- the LOC120413146 gene encoding protein C10, which translates to MSYLSNFTAETGKSILVDVLKTVNQPEHAKKLSEAKANSGKEMIKMMQYVFPLVMQLQIAVIKEYGFPANREGLVQFEQIIREFEREDVDIARLRSQIRSIYLPPININSTNDVLI; encoded by the coding sequence ATGTCGTACCTGTCGAACTTCACCGCCGAGACGGGCAAGTCCATCCTGGTCGATGTGCTGAAAACCGTGAACCAGCCGGAACACGCCAAGAAGCTGTCCGAGGCGAAGGCCAACTCGGGCAAGGAGATGATCAAGATGATGCAGTACGTGTTTCCGCTGGTGATGCAGCTGCAGATTGCGGTCATCAAGGAGTACGGATTTCCGGCGAACCGCGAGGGCCTGGTTCAGTTTGAGCAGATTATCCGAGAGTTTGAGCGCGAGGACGTGGATATTGCACGGTTGCGGTCGCAAATACGGTCCATCTATCTGCCACCGATAAACATCAACAGCACGAACGATGTGCTGATTTAG